The genome window GGGGGCAGGGGTGAAAATAGAAAAAGCTATGTAGCATAAAGCTTTTAGCTTTTTACTTTGTTTACTCATTACATAAGTCCTAGCAGAAAAACCTTTTACTCACGGTGAGGAGTTGTTGAGATGAAACTGCGAGAAATATTGGCGAATGTTTCCACCATCGGGCAGTTGCCGGAAAACCCGGCTTTGGAGAAGGAAGTAACAGGCTTAAGTACGAATTCCCACGCTTGCAAAGCGGGAGATTTATTTATCGGGATGCCGGGAACTAGGGTTGATGGTGGAGATTTTGCCCCAAGTGCTTTGGCATCCGGTGCGGTAGCTGCTTTAGTTTCTACCTCAGCCGCCCAGAAAGTAGCGGGGGAGCTACCGGGCGTGTTTGCCGCTAGTGATATGGTAAAAGCTTGTGCCGAAGTAGCGGGAGCTTTTTATGATTATCCTGCCCAAAAGCTGAAATTAATTGGCGTTACGGGTACGAACGGTAAAACGACTACTACTCATTTAATTGAATTTCTACTCGACAAAGCTTCGCAACGGACGGCTTTGATGGGTACTCTTTATACTCGTTGGAATGGTTTCGAGCAGACTGCCACTCATACTACGCCTTTTGCTCTAGAACTACAAGCTCAGTTGGCGGAAGCGGTGAAAGCTGGCTGCGAAAAGGCGGTGATGGAAGTGAGTTCGCACGCTTTGGCTCAAGGAAGAGTGCTGGGTTGTTTGTTTGAGGTAGCAGTTTTTACTAACTTGACTCAGGATCATTTGGACTTCCATAAAGATATGGAAGATTACTTTGCGGCAAAGGCTTTGCTGTTTAGTCCCGACTATTTGCAGGGACGCGCCATTATTAATATGGACGATCCTTATGGGGAAAGGTTAATCGCTCAGTTAGATTCGGCACGAGTTTGGCGTTATAGTGTTAACGATGCAACGGCTGATTTGTGGACTAGTGACCTAACCTACGAGCCGGGTGGCGTTAGCGGTAAGCTCCATACTCCTAAAGGTGATGTTGCTTTCCGCTCTCCATTGGTTGGTCAGTATAATTTGGCAAACGTCCTGGCAGCAGTGGGAACGGTTTTGCATTTAGGTTTGGATTTGGAATTTGTGGCATCGATGTTGCCGGAGTTTCCGGGAGTACCGGGACGGATGGAGAGAGTGCAAATCGATCCGCAACAAGATATCAGCGCGATCGTAGATTATGCTCACACGCCGGATAGTCTGGAGAATTTACTGAAAGCTGCGCGTCCTTTTATACCGGGTAAGGTGATTTGCGTGTTTGGTTGCGGTGGCGATCGCGATCGTACCAAGCGCCCGAAAATGGGTGAAATTGCCGCTCGCTTAGCCGATAAAGTAGTGGTGACTTCTGATAATCCCCGCACGGAAAATCCAGAGAAAATTTTGGAAGATGTGGTGGCGGGTATACCAGAATCAGTTAATCCTACGGTGATTTGCGATCGGGCCACAGCTATTCGCACCGCCATTTTAAACGCTCAACCGGGTGACGGCGTGCTGATTGCTGGTAAAGGACACGAAGACTACCAAATTCTCGGAACGGAAAAAATTCACTTTGACGATCGAGAACAAGCACGCGCCGCTTTATCAGAACGTTTATCCGTATCTGTATAATCAGTTGTTTGATTGTAGGGGCGGGTTTAGGCAATAATCCTTGATTCTCACAGACAACCTCATGACAAAACCCGCCCTTATCATACAAAACCATACTAAAACTACTGCCAATCACCCTGCACGGTAAAAGCCGCCCAATAATAAGGCGATCGCCTATCTGGAGAATTCCACATTTCCAATTGCGCTTCTCTCAAAGCCTTAATCGGATTCTCTCCACCTTGCAACATCTTCTGATAAAACTTCGCCATTAACTCCGAAGTCGCCGCATCATTCACACTCCACAAACTCACCACCACCCGCCTTGCACCTGCATACATAAATCCTCTTGTCAAGCCTACAAAACCTTCACCTTTCACATTTTCACCTAATCCAGTTTCGCAAGCACTTAATACTACCAATTCCGCAGGTAAATTGAGGTTAAAAATATCATTTAAACGTAAAAAACCATCTTCGGAGTTGCCTTTTTGGTCGTAAATAGATAACACAATTCCTGATAATTCAGGATTGACAGGATCGAGTAAACCGTGAGTAGCAAAATCAAGCTAAATAGAGATTTCTTACCGTCAAGAGTACGGGCTTAGGTTTTGCAGATGATGATCTTAAGGATTTTCCTTTTTTAAAAAGGCGTGTTACATTTCATTAACAAAACTGATGAAAGCGACAATTTGATTATAATTTTAAAGATTCCTGAGTTTCTTGCATTAGGCTAATTCTCGTAACGCATTTTTATACTTCTCACTCCCTTGTTTATAAATTTGCATTGCCTTTTCAAATTCAAACTGTTCAATGGTTGCCGAATTATCCCGGTGAGTTTTCTGTGCTTCTTGTATGAGAGTCTGTAAAAAAACCAAAGCTTCTGCCAACAGTTCATCAGGTAATTCTCTGGCTAACTTAACGATTTCTTGACGCATTCCTTGAGTCATATTTCTTACCTAAAATATTTGAGATTATCAACGATTAACTCATACAATTCAGTCGGTGAAATTTCGTAAAATTTAACGAGTGGTTTGAATTGGCCAATATGTAGGGGCACGGCATACTAGATCCGTACCCCTATATAGCTATTGGATTACAGCCTTTTTCCGGTGGGTATACTACACAGAAACTGGTTTCTTAAACTACTGCTTCGCTAAAGCTTGCTGTTGTTGTGCGACTACGTTGGATAAGCCACCTTGAGTGAGTAAGGATAAGAAATCAGCTTTGATCGAAGGGTCGTTAGGATTAGCGGCAGAAGCTTTGGAAATTGCTGCCAAAGCGTCGTACCATAATCCTTTTTCACCAAAAATTCTGGCTTGTTGTTGGAGTGTTTGAGGAGAAGATTCTCTATTCGTGGTGACTGCTGCCAATTTTGCTGTCAAATCATTACTAACCGGTACTCGCTGAATCCAGCTTTGCACGAATACATTATTAGAAGGACGGTTAGCATCGCAAATTAAGGATGCAGACCAGCGATATTTTTTACCTGATTCTAGTGCTGGCAATTCACTAGGTAGCGTCACTTGTATGATGCCGCCCTTTTCTACTTGCATTTTTTGTACGTATAG of Leptolyngbyaceae cyanobacterium contains these proteins:
- a CDS encoding UDP-N-acetylmuramoyl-L-alanyl-D-glutamate--2,6-diaminopimelate ligase, which encodes MKLREILANVSTIGQLPENPALEKEVTGLSTNSHACKAGDLFIGMPGTRVDGGDFAPSALASGAVAALVSTSAAQKVAGELPGVFAASDMVKACAEVAGAFYDYPAQKLKLIGVTGTNGKTTTTHLIEFLLDKASQRTALMGTLYTRWNGFEQTATHTTPFALELQAQLAEAVKAGCEKAVMEVSSHALAQGRVLGCLFEVAVFTNLTQDHLDFHKDMEDYFAAKALLFSPDYLQGRAIINMDDPYGERLIAQLDSARVWRYSVNDATADLWTSDLTYEPGGVSGKLHTPKGDVAFRSPLVGQYNLANVLAAVGTVLHLGLDLEFVASMLPEFPGVPGRMERVQIDPQQDISAIVDYAHTPDSLENLLKAARPFIPGKVICVFGCGGDRDRTKRPKMGEIAARLADKVVVTSDNPRTENPEKILEDVVAGIPESVNPTVICDRATAIRTAILNAQPGDGVLIAGKGHEDYQILGTEKIHFDDREQARAALSERLSVSV
- a CDS encoding DUF928 domain-containing protein; translation: MRHQNRRIATALVGTASILLTSEMGLFRTSPSQSWNVGFTTVARADTSANSTFQYVPPQRGTPKSTQGTGSRGCTQSTPVTLGLLVPNDHNGQTISDRPTFFLYVSDKTSVPVEFALVEPGVAKPLYVQKMQVEKGGIIQVTLPSELPALESGKKYRWSASLICDANRPSNNVFVQSWIQRVPVSNDLTAKLAAVTTNRESSPQTLQQQARIFGEKGLWYDALAAISKASAANPNDPSIKADFLSLLTQGGLSNVVAQQQQALAKQ